One segment of Candidatus Bathyarchaeota archaeon DNA contains the following:
- a CDS encoding LSm family protein, translating into MSDITQKIFKESVDKIVLVQLKGGKTVRGKLCSFDQHMNLVLEDAEDVTVADNTKKLGTLIVRGDNIVLLSPPPSH; encoded by the coding sequence ATGTCAGATATTACGCAAAAAATATTCAAGGAGAGCGTAGATAAGATAGTTCTAGTTCAACTTAAAGGAGGAAAAACAGTTCGAGGAAAACTTTGTAGTTTCGATCAGCATATGAATCTGGTACTAGAGGATGCTGAAGATGTGACTGTAGCAGATAATACTAAGAAGCTAGGTACGTTAATAGTCAGAGGGGACAATATAGTTCTTTTAAGTCCACCACCGAGCCATTAA
- a CDS encoding Hsp20/alpha crystallin family protein: MRKKRLIDIIQSSIENLEEEIDQAIEEVFEWRPMWDVQKGTLEPLANISEENNKIIVSFDLPYVRKENIELNVSEDSLEVEAELNRCIRYERWGTIQRECDFKSFHKFVKLPEKIVPEKAKASFKDGLLTVELQKKEAKKRLKID; this comes from the coding sequence TTGCGAAAGAAAAGATTAATTGATATCATTCAATCCTCCATAGAAAATCTTGAAGAAGAAATCGATCAAGCTATTGAGGAGGTTTTTGAGTGGCGTCCAATGTGGGATGTGCAAAAAGGAACTTTAGAACCATTAGCAAATATATCAGAAGAGAATAATAAAATAATAGTGTCATTTGACCTCCCTTATGTCAGAAAAGAAAATATAGAATTGAATGTAAGTGAGGATTCTCTGGAAGTCGAGGCTGAACTCAATAGATGTATAAGATATGAGCGCTGGGGAACAATACAAAGAGAGTGTGATTTCAAGTCTTTTCATAAATTTGTTAAATTGCCAGAAAAAATAGTTCCTGAGAAAGCTAAAGCTAGTTTTAAAGACGGTCTACTTACCGTTGAGTTACAGAAAAAGGAAGCAAAAAAAAGACTAAAAATTGATTAA
- a CDS encoding PAC2 family protein, with the protein MSSDELKIIETKKIPNIKNCIIGMPDTGLTGMIGVTHLISSLSLDEIGYIDSNLLPPVMVVHKGIPKQPIRLFGNKDLAAITSETPLNITSMYPLVKSVVNWVKSKGVDLLISISGVAVQNRVEIKNPLVYGVATFDSAKKLLDKAEIKLLEEGFMVGTHALILKECIAKKVNNLTLLAQSHPQYPDPGAAAATVNSINKLLDLNVDVNKLLEQAEDIRLKTRELMQRTAKSLKGMEKVQEQELPVMYG; encoded by the coding sequence ATGAGCTCTGATGAATTAAAAATAATTGAGACTAAAAAGATTCCCAATATTAAAAATTGCATTATTGGCATGCCTGATACTGGTCTAACTGGTATGATAGGTGTAACTCATTTAATTAGCTCGTTGTCATTAGATGAGATCGGATATATCGATTCCAATCTTCTTCCTCCAGTTATGGTGGTACACAAAGGAATCCCCAAACAGCCAATAAGACTTTTTGGAAATAAAGATTTAGCTGCGATCACATCAGAAACTCCACTAAATATAACTAGTATGTATCCATTAGTAAAAAGTGTTGTAAATTGGGTCAAGTCTAAAGGTGTAGATTTACTGATTTCGATAAGCGGAGTTGCAGTTCAAAATAGAGTGGAAATAAAAAATCCATTAGTTTATGGAGTTGCTACATTTGATAGTGCTAAAAAATTGCTAGATAAAGCAGAAATTAAGTTGTTAGAAGAAGGCTTCATGGTTGGGACTCATGCGCTTATTCTAAAAGAATGTATTGCTAAAAAGGTAAATAATTTAACTTTATTAGCTCAGTCCCATCCTCAATATCCTGACCCTGGTGCGGCGGCTGCAACCGTAAATTCAATTAACAAATTATTAGATCTAAATGTGGATGTAAATAAATTACTAGAACAAGCAGAAGATATAAGACTAAAGACAAGGGAACTAATGCAAAGAACAGCTAAATCATTAAAAGGAATGGAAAAGGTTCAGGAACAGGAATTGCCAGTCATGTACGGTTAA